One region of Micromonospora ureilytica genomic DNA includes:
- a CDS encoding OmpA family protein, with product MEVVGLNRVKGRHLIVQVRLSNTGTDKRLSWAGEMGDHTRPLGEITWASGIGVLDALARTWLLPYKPAGAACLCSNRDRDGLGQFIDPGRSITVYAVLPAPSGNPTTTTVVTPVGPPMLDVPITDDPPAGDFPDPDAEPVTPITRRLILASESQDKSEETADDGKDLQINLSADVLFAVDKATLTPKAHSVIAHTATLIDASPATVVTVAGHADSSGTDAINNPLSLRRAQAVQHALTARLTRNGVRFHTEGHGSRRPLYRNDTDEGKRRNRRVTVTFPKPQPTTQQPPPTTTTAAPDLTGTTTADGQPIAMKVTGLRRLPGGLGLLTYTITNEGTSEAWFRDLHHAQDWEAYKYQAATNIRLTDVTARRQYLPGRLEVPTDNGTDFYCACTPVSGVRISTEKFAPGQTREFWNLFALPDTTTTINAKIGPFRDLHIPIR from the coding sequence GTGGAGGTTGTCGGTCTTAACCGCGTCAAGGGCAGGCACCTCATCGTTCAGGTTCGTCTGTCCAACACCGGTACGGACAAGCGTCTGTCCTGGGCCGGTGAGATGGGTGACCACACGCGCCCGCTCGGCGAGATCACATGGGCTTCCGGCATCGGCGTCCTGGACGCGTTGGCCCGCACCTGGCTCCTGCCCTACAAACCCGCCGGCGCTGCCTGCCTGTGCAGTAACCGCGACCGCGACGGCCTCGGCCAGTTCATCGACCCCGGGAGGTCGATCACCGTCTACGCGGTGCTGCCCGCACCGTCGGGCAACCCCACGACGACCACCGTCGTCACCCCGGTAGGCCCGCCGATGCTCGACGTACCCATCACCGACGACCCTCCGGCCGGTGACTTCCCCGACCCCGACGCCGAACCCGTCACCCCGATCACCCGCCGCCTCATCCTCGCCTCCGAATCCCAGGACAAATCCGAGGAGACCGCCGACGACGGCAAAGACCTCCAGATCAACCTCTCCGCCGACGTACTGTTCGCCGTGGACAAAGCCACCCTCACCCCCAAAGCCCACTCAGTCATCGCCCACACCGCCACACTCATCGACGCCTCCCCCGCCACCGTGGTGACAGTGGCCGGCCACGCCGACTCCTCCGGCACCGACGCCATCAACAACCCACTGTCGCTGCGCCGCGCCCAAGCCGTCCAACACGCCCTGACGGCCCGGCTGACCAGAAACGGGGTCCGCTTCCACACCGAGGGACACGGCTCACGCCGCCCGCTCTACCGCAACGACACCGACGAGGGAAAACGCCGCAACCGCCGCGTCACCGTGACCTTCCCCAAACCCCAACCCACCACCCAGCAACCACCGCCCACGACCACCACCGCCGCACCCGACCTGACCGGCACCACCACAGCCGACGGTCAGCCCATCGCGATGAAGGTCACCGGCCTACGCCGGCTACCCGGTGGCCTCGGCCTACTCACCTACACCATCACCAATGAAGGCACGTCCGAAGCCTGGTTCAGAGACCTCCACCACGCCCAAGACTGGGAGGCGTACAAGTACCAGGCCGCCACCAACATCCGCCTGACCGACGTCACCGCCCGCCGCCAGTACCTACCCGGCCGCCTCGAAGTCCCCACCGACAACGGCACCGACTTCTACTGCGCATGCACACCCGTCTCCGGCGTCCGCATCAGCACCGAAAAGTTCGCACCAGGCCAGACCCGCGAGTTCTGGAACCTCTTCGCCCTACCCGACACCACCACCACCATCAACGCCAAGATCGGCCCATTCCGCGACCTCCACATCCCCATCCGATGA
- a CDS encoding GntR family transcriptional regulator — translation MKSSLCRLVRQSKCASRRKIDLVQFSRTTTSPVDRRVAMPSPPRPDPPYRRIVEEIRGRILAGDLRPGDRIPSVRQIAQRWGVAVATATRAMATLRDSGLVETTVGSGTVVSSHIRRRHSVSPATSQRPRQAGAFRQPLGRMHVLRAAIAIADVEGLDAVSMRRLAVDLGVGPMSLYRHVANKDELVTQMADEVFGESELPDPGPPGWRAKLELVAHQQWELCRRHLWLPRAVSFTRPALVPNMMAHTEWILRALDGLELPLTTRIREALTLHGLVATVALSMAAEIESEQETGVTLDGWLLAQQKRANQTLDSGKFPLLATIPTETASDLNGLFEYGLARHLDGFATLVEGHA, via the coding sequence ATGAAATCGAGTCTGTGCCGCTTGGTCAGGCAGAGTAAGTGTGCTAGCAGGAGGAAGATTGACCTAGTACAGTTCAGCCGGACGACGACTTCCCCAGTAGATCGGAGGGTGGCCATGCCTTCGCCGCCGCGCCCGGATCCGCCGTACCGGCGGATTGTCGAGGAGATCCGCGGCCGAATCCTGGCCGGCGATCTGCGGCCGGGGGACCGGATTCCCTCCGTCCGGCAGATCGCCCAGCGATGGGGCGTCGCGGTAGCGACCGCGACCAGAGCGATGGCGACTCTCCGTGACAGCGGGTTGGTCGAAACGACTGTCGGTTCCGGCACGGTGGTCAGCAGCCACATCCGCCGAAGGCACTCGGTCAGCCCGGCCACGTCGCAGCGGCCGCGGCAGGCCGGCGCGTTCAGGCAGCCACTGGGCCGGATGCACGTTCTGCGCGCTGCCATCGCGATCGCCGACGTCGAAGGACTCGATGCGGTGTCGATGCGACGTCTCGCCGTCGACCTCGGCGTCGGCCCGATGTCGCTCTACCGGCATGTGGCGAACAAGGATGAGCTGGTGACGCAGATGGCCGACGAGGTCTTCGGCGAATCCGAACTACCCGACCCAGGACCGCCCGGGTGGCGGGCGAAGCTCGAACTCGTCGCCCACCAACAGTGGGAACTGTGCCGGCGACACCTCTGGCTGCCCAGAGCCGTCTCGTTCACCCGTCCGGCGCTCGTGCCCAACATGATGGCGCACACCGAGTGGATCCTGCGCGCGCTCGACGGGCTCGAGCTGCCCCTGACGACACGGATCCGTGAGGCGCTCACGCTCCACGGACTGGTCGCCACCGTCGCGCTGTCCATGGCGGCCGAGATCGAATCGGAGCAGGAAACTGGTGTCACGCTCGATGGGTGGTTGCTGGCACAGCAGAAGCGAGCCAACCAGACGCTCGACAGCGGAAAGTTTCCACTGCTGGCGACCATCCCGACGGAGACGGCCTCGGACCTCAACGGACTGTTCGAGTACGGTCTCGCACGCCATCTCGACGGCTTCGCCACCCTGGTCGAGGGTCATGCCTGA
- a CDS encoding GNAT family N-acetyltransferase, whose translation MTTDTPYAMVRQADATDRQAVSDILTEAFMDDPVACWLFPASGTRGRLQSHFYDHLLDRSAAEAYLGGHGEAASVWLALAAGQAPDEERPNAPDVDQNSIFGENSVRLRTLGRALAERHPRREPHLYLACMGVVGGRQGAGLGSAMLRHRLERADPNGLAAYLEASSPRSRALYLRHGFADLGEPVRVADSPLLWPLWRQPRR comes from the coding sequence ATGACGACAGATACACCGTACGCAATGGTGCGGCAGGCGGATGCCACGGACCGGCAGGCGGTTTCGGACATCCTCACCGAGGCGTTCATGGACGATCCGGTCGCCTGCTGGCTCTTCCCCGCCTCGGGTACACGCGGTCGTCTCCAGTCGCACTTCTACGACCACCTGCTGGATCGGAGCGCCGCCGAGGCATACCTGGGCGGTCATGGTGAGGCTGCCTCGGTGTGGCTGGCGTTGGCTGCCGGTCAGGCACCCGACGAGGAGCGTCCAAACGCGCCCGACGTGGACCAGAACTCCATCTTCGGCGAGAACAGCGTGCGGTTGCGGACCCTCGGGCGGGCACTGGCCGAGCGGCATCCCCGTCGTGAGCCGCACCTCTACCTGGCGTGCATGGGGGTGGTGGGCGGGCGGCAGGGCGCCGGACTCGGCTCGGCGATGTTGCGCCACAGGTTGGAGCGAGCGGACCCCAACGGGCTCGCCGCGTACCTGGAGGCGAGTTCACCGCGGAGCCGTGCCCTCTACCTGCGGCACGGCTTCGCGGACCTCGGCGAGCCGGTTCGCGTGGCGGACAGCCCGCTCCTTTGGCCGCTGTGGCGCCAACCGCGCCGTTGA
- a CDS encoding alpha/beta hydrolase: protein MTTKDTTGDRRPATLIFVHGTNSSSHLCSGLITELTLRGHRCVAVDLPGHGAEGFFPRSYQAPQDLKGLATEPSPLATITIDDYVERVVNVVRRARRHGPVILAGASQGGVTVSRVGNAIPELLDRVVYLAAYCCVDLPNVAAYLATPENSDSLLPLVTQAVVADPAILGVARINWRSADPSVFDGIKQCLAGDFTDEAVSRLLNTLEPDEPVSIPLADARGEAGTWGRIPRTYVRFTRDRLIPAALQDRFITEADRLTPDNPTDVRSVAAPHVGPFDRPELVEILAELVSR, encoded by the coding sequence ATGACGACGAAAGACACCACCGGCGACCGGCGACCGGCGACGCTGATCTTCGTTCACGGCACCAACTCCTCGTCGCACCTCTGCTCGGGGCTGATCACCGAACTCACCCTGCGGGGGCACCGGTGCGTGGCCGTCGACCTTCCGGGGCACGGCGCTGAAGGGTTCTTCCCCCGCTCGTACCAGGCCCCGCAGGACCTCAAAGGGCTGGCAACCGAGCCGTCACCACTCGCCACGATCACCATCGACGACTACGTCGAGCGCGTCGTGAACGTGGTGCGCCGCGCTCGCCGCCACGGGCCCGTGATCCTGGCCGGCGCCAGTCAGGGCGGCGTCACCGTGAGCAGGGTCGGCAACGCCATCCCGGAACTGCTCGACCGGGTCGTCTACCTGGCCGCGTACTGCTGCGTCGACCTGCCTAACGTGGCCGCTTACCTTGCCACGCCAGAGAACAGCGACAGCCTGCTCCCCCTGGTGACCCAGGCAGTGGTCGCCGATCCGGCGATTCTTGGGGTGGCCCGGATCAACTGGCGCTCGGCCGACCCGTCGGTGTTCGACGGCATCAAGCAGTGCCTCGCCGGCGACTTCACCGACGAGGCGGTGAGCCGGCTGCTCAACACCCTTGAACCTGACGAGCCCGTCAGCATCCCCCTGGCCGACGCCCGCGGCGAAGCGGGCACCTGGGGCCGGATTCCCCGGACGTACGTGCGCTTCACCCGCGACCGGCTGATCCCGGCTGCGCTACAGGACCGGTTCATCACCGAGGCCGACCGCCTCACCCCGGACAACCCGACCGACGTACGAAGCGTCGCGGCCCCCCACGTCGGCCCGTTCGACCGACCCGAACTGGTGGAGATCCTCGCCGAACTCGTCAGCCGCTGA
- a CDS encoding MFS transporter — MTTIAAPRAGRREWVGLAVLAMPTLLIAMDMTVLHLAVPSLTASLRPSTTQLLWIMDIYGFLVAGLLITMGTLGDRIGRRKLLLSGAAAFGAASVLAALSTSAEMLLVTRALLGVAGATLMPSTLSLIRTMFHDAAQRTVAISVWMTCFAVGGALGPLLGGFLLNYFWWGSAFLIGVPVMVVLLVLGPVLLPEHRDEKAGKLDLGSAVLSLVAVLSVVYGLKLVVADGMGLLPVSFTGLGLAVGVAFVHRQRTLADPLLDLKLFRERTFSASVALLTVGILVMAGSQLFTLQYLQLVHGLSPLVAGLWSLPNAAGLMAGAMTAPALAAKIRPGFVIAGGLVVAALGLGMLTLVSATAGLGILVTASAIMGAGLGPMAALSTDLIVGAAPPERAGAASAISETGTELGAGLGIAVLGSIGFGVYRSQIADTMPPGVDSEAAHESLGGAVAVAQDLPGKAGDELLAVAREAFTHGLHVTAVVGAVVALVLALLAMVLLRGVKPDTSGHDPAADSAPQAGTPDGAATTETAATAEAAVSPR, encoded by the coding sequence ATGACTACGATCGCCGCGCCTCGCGCGGGCCGGAGAGAGTGGGTCGGGCTGGCGGTGCTGGCCATGCCCACGCTGCTCATCGCGATGGACATGACCGTTCTGCACCTGGCGGTTCCCTCGCTGACCGCGTCCTTGCGGCCGAGCACCACGCAACTGCTGTGGATAATGGACATCTACGGGTTCCTGGTCGCCGGCCTCCTCATCACCATGGGAACGCTCGGTGACCGGATCGGGCGGCGCAAGCTGCTGCTGAGCGGCGCCGCCGCCTTCGGTGCCGCCTCAGTACTCGCCGCGCTTTCCACCAGCGCCGAGATGCTGCTCGTGACCAGGGCGCTGCTCGGCGTCGCGGGTGCGACGCTGATGCCCTCCACGCTGTCCCTGATCCGCACCATGTTCCATGACGCGGCCCAACGGACCGTCGCCATCAGTGTCTGGATGACCTGCTTCGCGGTCGGCGGCGCCCTCGGCCCGCTGCTTGGCGGATTCCTCCTCAACTACTTCTGGTGGGGCTCGGCGTTCCTGATCGGCGTCCCCGTCATGGTGGTCCTACTTGTACTCGGTCCGGTGCTGTTGCCCGAGCACCGTGACGAGAAGGCGGGCAAGCTGGATCTGGGCAGCGCCGTGCTGTCGCTGGTAGCCGTGCTGTCCGTTGTCTACGGCCTCAAGCTGGTCGTCGCGGACGGCATGGGGCTGCTGCCGGTCAGCTTCACGGGGCTGGGTTTGGCCGTCGGGGTCGCCTTCGTCCACCGACAGCGGACGCTCGCCGACCCGCTGCTCGACCTCAAGCTGTTCCGTGAGCGCACCTTCAGCGCATCGGTGGCTCTGCTCACCGTCGGCATCCTGGTGATGGCCGGCTCACAGCTCTTCACACTGCAGTACCTCCAGCTCGTACACGGACTCTCCCCGCTGGTCGCCGGCCTCTGGTCGCTGCCCAACGCGGCTGGCCTGATGGCCGGCGCCATGACAGCCCCGGCTCTCGCGGCGAAGATCCGCCCCGGCTTCGTCATCGCGGGCGGCCTGGTCGTCGCGGCCCTCGGACTGGGAATGCTCACGTTGGTCAGCGCGACAGCAGGGCTGGGCATCCTGGTCACGGCGTCCGCGATCATGGGTGCGGGTCTGGGACCGATGGCGGCGCTGAGCACCGACCTGATCGTCGGTGCGGCTCCGCCCGAGCGCGCCGGTGCGGCCTCGGCCATCTCCGAGACGGGCACCGAACTGGGCGCCGGTCTGGGCATCGCGGTCCTCGGCAGCATCGGTTTCGGCGTCTACCGCAGCCAGATCGCGGACACCATGCCGCCCGGCGTCGACTCCGAAGCAGCGCACGAGTCGCTCGGTGGTGCGGTGGCGGTTGCCCAGGACCTCCCCGGCAAGGCTGGTGACGAACTGCTCGCCGTCGCCCGCGAGGCGTTCACCCACGGGCTACATGTCACAGCCGTCGTCGGCGCCGTCGTCGCGCTTGTCCTGGCACTGCTGGCTATGGTGCTGTTGCGCGGCGTCAAGCCGGACACCAGCGGTCACGACCCGGCCGCGGATAGCGCCCCGCAGGCCGGGACCCCGGACGGCGCGGCCACGACGGAGACCGCGGCGACCGCCGAAGCGGCGGTGTCACCACGATGA
- a CDS encoding TetR/AcrR family transcriptional regulator — MDKVKRPDKRAERSRRTREKVVEAARELFVAQGYGATSLQEVADRAGVAVQTVYFVFRNKRTLFKDVVDTSIAGDTEPVATMDREWFRAACAEPTAAGQLRAHVHGTREILGRVAPIMPLIAAAAATDPEIAAQWPDGPDPRYTVQYAAAEALAGKPDTRPGLSIDMAADLLFGLLSPQLYLIFVRDRGWSPDTWEEWARTALTSQLCADPG; from the coding sequence ATGGACAAGGTCAAGCGGCCGGACAAGCGAGCCGAGCGCTCACGCCGCACCCGCGAAAAGGTCGTCGAGGCGGCTCGCGAGCTGTTCGTCGCGCAGGGTTACGGGGCGACGAGCCTGCAGGAGGTCGCGGACCGAGCGGGCGTGGCCGTCCAGACGGTCTACTTCGTCTTCCGCAACAAGCGCACGCTGTTCAAGGACGTCGTCGACACGTCCATCGCCGGGGACACTGAGCCGGTGGCCACCATGGATCGTGAGTGGTTTCGCGCCGCGTGCGCCGAGCCCACCGCAGCCGGGCAACTGCGCGCGCACGTCCACGGCACCCGCGAGATCCTGGGCCGGGTCGCCCCGATCATGCCGCTGATCGCGGCTGCCGCAGCCACCGACCCTGAGATCGCCGCACAGTGGCCAGATGGCCCCGACCCGCGTTACACAGTGCAGTACGCAGCGGCCGAAGCCCTGGCCGGCAAGCCCGACACCCGTCCCGGCCTCTCCATCGACATGGCGGCGGACCTGCTGTTCGGCCTACTCAGCCCACAGCTCTACCTGATCTTCGTCCGCGACCGCGGCTGGTCACCGGACACGTGGGAAGAGTGGGCCCGCACCGCCTTGACCTCCCAACTCTGCGCCGACCCCGGCTAA